A portion of the Nitrospirota bacterium genome contains these proteins:
- a CDS encoding cupin domain-containing protein yields the protein MVHVTLEDRQEFLAGDHTVLRELLHPAKQPVALGYSLAHGTLAPGGRSKWHRLTSSEVYYIIAGRGILTVDDSAVAVKAGATVYVPPGARQSLENSGPTAIEFLCLVDPAWRPEDEEVLE from the coding sequence GTGGTTCATGTCACGCTGGAGGATCGGCAGGAGTTCCTGGCCGGAGATCACACCGTCCTTCGTGAACTCCTGCATCCGGCGAAGCAGCCGGTCGCACTTGGGTATAGCTTGGCGCATGGGACCTTGGCTCCAGGCGGTCGGTCGAAATGGCACAGGCTGACATCGTCCGAGGTCTACTACATCATTGCCGGTCGAGGAATATTGACGGTGGACGATTCGGCTGTCGCAGTGAAGGCCGGCGCCACTGTGTATGTGCCTCCAGGGGCTAGGCAGTCGTTAGAGAATAGTGGGCCGACCGCCATCGAGTTTCTTTGCCTGGTCGATCCTGCTTGGCGGCCAGAGGATGAAGAAGTTCTGGAATAG
- the ilvN gene encoding acetolactate synthase small subunit — protein MEHIISITVENKFGSLSRVAGLFSGRGFNIESLSVAPTLDPSMSQMTIVTSGDDRIIEQIVKQLNKLIDVIKVVDLNESDFVSRETALIKVHTRPEDRAEALRIADIFRANVIDSTPATYTIEVTGDPHKIEAIITLLQPLGIKELTRTGRVAVARESIRPTSLQTKKVARE, from the coding sequence ATGGAACACATTATTTCGATAACGGTAGAGAATAAGTTTGGCTCGCTGTCTCGCGTCGCCGGCTTGTTTAGCGGTCGTGGGTTCAACATCGAAAGTCTCTCTGTGGCACCGACGCTCGATCCGTCCATGTCGCAGATGACCATTGTCACGTCCGGAGACGATCGGATCATCGAACAGATCGTGAAACAGCTCAACAAGCTGATCGATGTCATCAAGGTCGTGGATTTGAATGAGAGCGATTTTGTCTCGAGGGAGACTGCGCTCATCAAGGTGCATACGCGACCGGAAGATCGCGCAGAAGCGTTACGGATTGCCGATATTTTCCGGGCCAATGTCATCGACTCCACACCGGCAACCTACACGATTGAAGTGACCGGAGATCCTCACAAGATCGAAGCGATCATCACCCTGCTACAACCACTCGGCATCAAAGAGCTCACCAGGACCGGACGGGTCGCGGTCGCCCGTGAGTCGATTCGTCCGACGAGCCTGCAGACGAAAAAAGTTGCCCGCGAATAG
- a CDS encoding phosphatidylserine decarboxylase family protein, which yields MADRAVGIPFAKEGIPFIGAAVGVTLLAGMLGWALITVGGAILTLFVAWFFRNPHRVVPQGPRLLVASGDGKVIAIEEEFEPRFIKDRSIRVTIFLNVFDVHINRIPCEGVVEEVQYQPGLFLVASRPDATLRNEQNALMIRTAQGAKVLCVQVAGLIARRIVCWISAGDRAILGERFGLIRFGSRMDTFLPLGTVLKVAVGDRVKGGETILGELP from the coding sequence GTGGCAGATCGTGCCGTCGGCATCCCGTTTGCCAAAGAAGGAATTCCCTTCATCGGGGCTGCTGTTGGCGTTACACTGCTAGCAGGAATGCTTGGTTGGGCTCTGATCACGGTGGGTGGGGCGATCCTGACGCTGTTTGTCGCCTGGTTTTTTCGCAACCCCCATCGAGTGGTCCCTCAAGGGCCTCGTCTCCTCGTGGCATCCGGTGACGGGAAAGTCATCGCCATCGAAGAGGAGTTCGAGCCTCGATTCATCAAGGATCGCAGCATCCGCGTCACCATCTTCTTGAACGTATTCGATGTGCATATCAATCGGATTCCCTGTGAAGGGGTCGTCGAGGAGGTGCAGTATCAGCCGGGTTTGTTTCTCGTGGCCAGCAGACCTGATGCCACGTTGCGGAACGAACAAAATGCGTTGATGATTCGGACGGCTCAGGGCGCAAAGGTGCTCTGTGTGCAGGTGGCTGGATTAATTGCCAGGCGGATTGTCTGTTGGATTTCAGCCGGGGATCGGGCCATACTCGGTGAGCGGTTTGGGCTGATTCGATTCGGATCGCGGATGGATACGTTTCTTCCTCTCGGGACGGTTCTGAAAGTTGCAGTCGGCGATCGAGTCAAAGGTGGAGAAACCATCTTGGGAGAGTTGCCATGA
- the pssA gene encoding CDP-diacylglycerol--serine O-phosphatidyltransferase, which translates to MKTTALRQSFGRDGKRRKAAMHLIPNLFTTGNLLCGVFAILSVFNANYMVAAVAILVAMIFDVLDGKSARLTNSTSHFGLEYDSLSDVVSFGVAPGLLIYSWALSGQGTFGIAVMFAYVAMGAVRLARFNSTVATSDGKYFTGLAIPAAAGVVASLVIFDHYSVRIGTEVKPLLVLIVTLTLSFLMVSTIKYRSFKDLKFRGGRHITYLVWGILALMLVAAWPPVMLFVIFAGYALLGPAERLVGLVAKMSGKRSPAKTEQSV; encoded by the coding sequence ATGAAAACTACTGCGCTGCGTCAATCATTCGGCAGAGATGGGAAACGGCGTAAGGCCGCCATGCACCTGATTCCGAATCTGTTCACGACCGGGAATCTGCTCTGCGGCGTATTTGCGATATTATCGGTGTTCAATGCGAACTATATGGTCGCCGCCGTTGCCATTCTGGTGGCGATGATTTTCGATGTGCTTGATGGAAAATCGGCGCGGTTAACGAACAGCACCAGCCATTTCGGTCTCGAATACGATTCGTTGTCAGACGTGGTGTCCTTCGGAGTCGCCCCCGGTCTCTTGATTTACTCTTGGGCCCTGAGTGGACAGGGGACATTTGGCATTGCGGTGATGTTTGCCTATGTCGCGATGGGTGCAGTTCGGTTGGCCCGATTTAATTCGACGGTGGCCACGTCGGACGGTAAGTATTTTACCGGGCTCGCCATTCCTGCGGCGGCAGGGGTCGTGGCCTCACTCGTGATTTTCGATCACTATAGCGTCAGGATTGGCACGGAAGTGAAGCCTCTTCTCGTTCTGATTGTGACGCTGACTCTTTCATTCTTGATGGTCAGTACCATTAAGTATCGAAGTTTTAAAGATCTGAAGTTTCGCGGCGGGCGGCACATTACGTATCTCGTGTGGGGAATTCTCGCACTCATGCTCGTAGCCGCCTGGCCCCCGGTCATGTTATTTGTCATATTCGCCGGGTATGCATTGCTCGGTCCGGCAGAACGGCTCGTCGGACTTGTCGCAAAAATGTCCGGGAAGCGTTCGCCGGCCAAGACCGAGCAGTCAGTCTGA
- a CDS encoding DUF2905 domain-containing protein — MAEWGSLGKFLVIVGLCIVLAGLLLLIIDRIPGAGSLLGWFGKLPGDISIRRDNFSFSFPLATSLLLSILLSLVFFLVSWIFRR; from the coding sequence ATGGCTGAGTGGGGGAGTCTCGGGAAATTCCTCGTGATCGTGGGACTGTGTATTGTATTGGCCGGTCTGCTGCTGTTGATCATCGATCGTATTCCAGGAGCTGGGAGTCTCCTGGGATGGTTCGGGAAGTTGCCCGGGGATATCTCCATTCGGCGAGACAACTTCAGCTTCTCGTTTCCCCTCGCAACCAGTTTGCTCCTTAGCATCCTTCTGAGCCTGGTATTCTTTCTCGTATCATGGATATTTCGCCGGTGA
- a CDS encoding 2-isopropylmalate synthase has product MTRMIKIFDTTLRDGEQSPGASMNVEEKIMVAKQLARLGIDIIEAGFAYSSPGDFEAVRRIAQEVEGPTICSLARARPEDIDRAWEALKGAPKVRIHTFLSTSDIHLKHQFRMTRDEAKKRAVEMVQRARGYVDDVEFSPMDASRSDPAYLYEVIEAVIAAGAGTINIPDTVGYAVPQEFGRLIRGIREQVSNSAKAVISVHCHNDLGLAVGNSLAAVFEGAGQVECTINGIGERAGNTALEEIVMGLRTRKDFYQADTKIHTEEISKTSRLVSKITGMVVQPNKAIVGANAFAHTSGIHQDGLLKDKTTYEIMKPETIGLVEGKMVMGKLSGRHAFRQRLVELGYTLSDEEVNRAFERFKKLADQKKEIYEEDLEVIVSEELIKMADRITLKSFHAASGTDQVPTATVELEIDGRTIVQTGTGDGPVDAVYRTIAAITQTKSTLLMYVVKAITGGTDAQGEVSVKVQEDGRTVSGHGADTDIITASARAYLNALNKLLYLAGKQAQGEQKVNLI; this is encoded by the coding sequence ATGACCAGGATGATCAAAATATTCGATACGACCTTGCGTGACGGAGAGCAATCTCCCGGCGCCAGCATGAATGTGGAAGAGAAGATCATGGTGGCGAAGCAATTGGCGCGGTTAGGGATCGATATCATCGAAGCAGGGTTTGCGTATAGTTCGCCGGGAGATTTCGAGGCGGTGCGGCGAATTGCGCAGGAGGTCGAGGGACCGACGATTTGTAGTTTGGCGCGAGCACGCCCGGAGGATATCGATCGAGCGTGGGAGGCCTTGAAGGGGGCGCCGAAGGTCCGCATTCATACATTTCTCTCGACGTCGGATATCCATTTAAAGCATCAGTTTCGCATGACGCGAGACGAGGCCAAAAAGCGCGCGGTTGAGATGGTCCAACGAGCGAGGGGCTATGTCGACGATGTGGAGTTTTCGCCGATGGATGCCAGTCGCTCCGATCCGGCCTATCTCTATGAGGTCATTGAAGCGGTCATTGCCGCAGGAGCCGGAACGATCAATATTCCCGATACGGTCGGTTATGCGGTGCCGCAAGAGTTTGGACGGCTCATTCGAGGTATCCGTGAGCAGGTGTCCAACAGTGCGAAGGCTGTGATCTCAGTCCATTGCCACAACGATCTTGGCCTCGCAGTCGGCAATAGTTTAGCCGCGGTGTTCGAAGGGGCAGGCCAGGTCGAATGTACGATCAATGGGATCGGTGAGCGGGCAGGGAACACGGCATTGGAAGAAATTGTCATGGGTCTTCGGACCAGGAAAGACTTCTATCAAGCCGACACGAAGATTCATACTGAAGAGATTTCGAAGACCAGCCGATTGGTCAGCAAGATCACCGGCATGGTGGTGCAGCCGAATAAGGCGATCGTCGGGGCGAATGCCTTTGCCCATACGTCCGGCATTCACCAGGACGGGCTGCTGAAGGACAAGACGACCTATGAAATCATGAAGCCGGAAACGATCGGGCTGGTCGAGGGCAAGATGGTCATGGGGAAGCTTTCTGGACGGCATGCGTTTCGCCAGAGACTAGTAGAATTGGGTTATACGCTCTCGGACGAAGAGGTGAACCGCGCCTTCGAGCGATTTAAGAAGCTGGCCGACCAGAAGAAGGAGATCTACGAAGAGGATCTCGAAGTGATTGTCTCCGAAGAGTTGATCAAAATGGCCGATAGGATCACCTTGAAGTCGTTCCATGCGGCTAGCGGAACGGATCAAGTGCCGACCGCGACGGTTGAACTTGAGATCGACGGACGAACGATCGTTCAGACAGGGACAGGTGATGGGCCGGTGGATGCCGTCTATCGGACCATTGCCGCGATCACGCAGACGAAGAGCACGCTCCTCATGTACGTCGTCAAAGCCATCACGGGGGGGACCGATGCTCAGGGTGAAGTCTCGGTCAAGGTTCAAGAGGACGGGCGCACCGTATCGGGCCATGGAGCGGACACAGACATCATCACGGCGTCAGCCCGTGCCTATCTCAACGCGTTGAACAAGCTATTGTATTTAGCGGGGAAGCAAGCGCAGGGCGAGCAGAAGGTGAACTTGATTTAA
- a CDS encoding SpoIID/LytB domain-containing protein, with translation MKLFKGALYQAIAVGACLLGLSSATEAAQSIRVLLSANVSQFDVRADRPLWMTDAKGHSQTLRASVHVQVGEQGFLLNGVRVSTERLTLQGGEQGLTLTFPRPNRKSHGAAVSSGDSGVAISVSGLIHLVRKGKGFLVINRVDFEEYVKGVVPAEVSSAWHPEMLKAQAVAARTYALYQQMLSATRDYDVAATVQDQVYRGKQGVDAGILRAVEDTRGLVVTYEDAPIYAAFSSTAAGLTEDAMNVWSKEYPYLKGVECPFDLASPYYQWKSSFKVDTLEQNLRQQGFSVGTIATMTPLSFSRGGRVAKLRILHSGGELILRGEELRKAVGYTIIPSTQFAIESIGREVVLSGFGAGHAVGMCQWGAKELAELGYPFSTILRYYYPGTELQNMTLTKPPTPPSS, from the coding sequence GTGAAGCTATTCAAGGGTGCATTGTACCAGGCTATCGCGGTCGGAGCCTGTCTTCTCGGCCTGTCCTCTGCTACAGAGGCGGCGCAGTCGATTCGTGTCCTGTTATCAGCGAATGTCTCGCAGTTCGATGTCCGCGCAGACCGTCCCCTGTGGATGACGGATGCCAAAGGGCATAGCCAGACGCTGCGCGCGTCGGTCCATGTTCAAGTCGGGGAACAGGGTTTTCTCTTGAATGGCGTCCGTGTGTCGACGGAGCGGTTGACGCTCCAGGGTGGAGAACAAGGCCTCACGTTGACCTTCCCGCGGCCTAACAGGAAGTCTCACGGGGCGGCGGTATCGTCCGGCGATTCCGGGGTGGCGATCTCGGTGAGTGGCCTTATTCACCTTGTGCGAAAAGGGAAAGGGTTTCTCGTTATCAATCGGGTAGATTTTGAAGAATACGTGAAAGGGGTCGTGCCAGCAGAGGTCAGTTCGGCCTGGCATCCTGAGATGTTGAAGGCCCAGGCGGTGGCGGCTCGAACCTATGCGCTCTATCAACAGATGCTGAGCGCGACTCGCGACTACGACGTGGCGGCGACGGTGCAAGACCAAGTCTACCGGGGCAAGCAGGGGGTGGATGCCGGGATTCTTCGCGCGGTCGAAGACACGCGTGGGCTTGTCGTCACCTATGAGGATGCGCCGATCTATGCCGCGTTCTCATCGACGGCGGCCGGATTGACAGAAGATGCCATGAATGTGTGGTCGAAAGAGTATCCCTATCTGAAGGGCGTCGAATGTCCCTTTGACCTTGCATCTCCCTACTATCAATGGAAATCCTCTTTCAAAGTCGATACCCTTGAACAGAACTTGCGACAACAGGGATTTTCCGTGGGAACGATTGCGACGATGACCCCACTTTCGTTCAGTCGCGGAGGGCGAGTCGCGAAGCTGCGCATCCTGCACTCCGGGGGGGAGCTCATCCTTCGAGGCGAAGAGTTGCGGAAAGCGGTCGGCTACACCATTATTCCCAGTACGCAGTTTGCCATCGAATCGATCGGGCGCGAGGTGGTGCTGTCAGGATTTGGCGCAGGGCACGCCGTCGGCATGTGTCAGTGGGGCGCAAAAGAACTGGCGGAGCTGGGCTATCCCTTCTCGACGATTCTTCGGTATTATTACCCCGGTACGGAATTGCAGAATATGACGTTGACTAAACCTCCGACCCCGCCGTCCTCCTGA
- a CDS encoding SMP-30/gluconolactonase/LRE family protein, whose product MTVPLNVGLIRTFAGTGEPGWSGDGAEALAACLNEPKSLTLDGEGNLFIADSENHVIRRIDGKTGCIRTVAGCIQGVGPEAAPVPPPPAAEGSSDDPFAESDAVHSHAFTQQTDLSGTVRYVVAGTAPEKRFSGDGGPAEHALLNFPTAVVVDRGGHLYIADTLNHRVRRVDAVTGVITTVAGLGQPRYSGDGGLAVEAGLNEPVALAVSDAGHLYIADQNNNRVRAVDFASGVIRTVAGMGTAAYNGDGMAATDTGLAGPGGLALTADGTLVIADSFSGRIRAVDLGTGFISTLAGDGGEYKYQGPDEPPSRSLSRPSGIVLDEAGNLFFTDSDNHLVRRWDRATGRITRIAGVGVANYGGDDRAALDASLSYPFGIVMARAGYLLVADTFNHRIREIAL is encoded by the coding sequence ATGACTGTACCGCTCAACGTTGGATTGATTCGAACCTTCGCCGGCACCGGAGAGCCTGGCTGGTCCGGTGACGGAGCCGAGGCCCTCGCTGCCTGCCTCAATGAACCCAAGAGTCTGACTCTCGATGGAGAGGGAAACTTGTTCATTGCCGACTCTGAGAATCATGTCATTCGGAGGATCGACGGAAAGACCGGCTGCATCAGGACGGTTGCGGGATGCATCCAGGGCGTTGGACCGGAGGCTGCGCCAGTTCCGCCCCCCCCAGCAGCGGAAGGATCGAGTGACGATCCCTTTGCCGAAAGCGACGCCGTCCATTCGCATGCGTTCACGCAACAGACCGACTTGAGCGGGACCGTTCGGTATGTCGTGGCCGGTACGGCACCGGAAAAACGTTTTAGCGGCGACGGCGGCCCTGCCGAGCACGCCTTGTTGAATTTTCCGACAGCGGTGGTGGTCGATCGGGGAGGGCATCTCTATATTGCCGATACGCTGAACCATCGCGTGCGGCGCGTGGATGCGGTGACGGGTGTCATCACGACGGTCGCGGGCCTTGGACAACCGCGATATTCCGGAGACGGGGGATTAGCCGTGGAGGCCGGCTTGAATGAACCGGTTGCCTTGGCCGTGAGTGATGCAGGCCACCTCTACATTGCCGATCAGAATAATAATCGCGTGCGGGCGGTCGATTTTGCGTCCGGAGTGATTCGTACGGTCGCGGGGATGGGAACGGCTGCGTATAATGGAGACGGCATGGCTGCCACCGATACCGGTCTGGCCGGTCCTGGCGGGTTGGCGCTGACGGCAGATGGCACGTTAGTCATTGCCGATAGCTTTAGTGGAAGGATTCGAGCCGTCGATCTCGGCACTGGATTCATCAGCACCCTGGCGGGTGACGGTGGAGAATATAAGTATCAGGGGCCGGATGAGCCGCCCAGCCGCAGTCTGTCACGGCCGTCCGGAATCGTGTTGGACGAAGCGGGGAACCTATTTTTTACCGATTCGGACAACCATCTGGTCCGCCGCTGGGATCGCGCGACCGGACGTATTACGCGCATTGCCGGTGTTGGTGTGGCAAACTATGGGGGCGATGATCGCGCGGCTCTCGACGCCAGTCTGAGTTACCCGTTTGGAATCGTGATGGCTCGTGCGGGGTATCTGCTCGTGGCCGATACGTTCAATCATCGTATTCGCGAGATCGCGCTGTAG
- the ilvC gene encoding ketol-acid reductoisomerase: MKIYYDKDADIQQIKNKKVAVIGYGSQGHAHALNMKESGVSVVIGLREGASWKKAEQSGLKVMPVADAVKASDVVMILAPDEAQAAIYRQDIAPNLKPGSYLAFGHGFNIHFGQIVPPPTTNVFMVAPKGPGHLVRSEYAKGSGVPCLLAIHQDPSGTTKQIGLAYACAIGGGRAGVIETNFREETETDLFGEQVVLCGGLTSLIQAGYETLVEAGYSPEMAYFECLHEVKLIVDLIHQGGIANMRYSISTTAKFGDITRGPRIVTEQTKQEMKKILGEIQDGKFAREWILENQANRPVYNALLAKGEAHPIEEVGGRLRAMMPWLKKDQLVDKNKN, translated from the coding sequence ATGAAGATTTACTACGATAAAGACGCCGATATTCAGCAGATCAAGAATAAGAAAGTTGCGGTGATCGGGTACGGCAGCCAGGGCCATGCCCATGCACTCAACATGAAGGAGAGCGGCGTGAGCGTGGTCATCGGGTTGCGTGAAGGCGCTTCCTGGAAGAAGGCGGAGCAAAGCGGGCTGAAAGTTATGCCGGTGGCCGATGCCGTGAAGGCATCTGATGTCGTGATGATTCTTGCGCCGGACGAAGCACAAGCGGCCATCTACCGGCAGGATATCGCCCCGAATCTGAAACCGGGATCCTATCTCGCGTTCGGCCATGGCTTCAACATTCATTTCGGGCAGATCGTGCCACCACCTACGACCAATGTATTCATGGTCGCGCCCAAAGGGCCTGGCCATCTTGTTCGATCGGAATATGCGAAAGGCAGTGGGGTGCCCTGCTTGCTCGCCATCCATCAGGATCCAAGTGGAACGACCAAACAGATTGGCCTTGCCTATGCCTGCGCCATCGGAGGCGGGCGGGCAGGTGTGATCGAAACAAACTTTCGTGAAGAAACCGAGACGGACCTATTCGGCGAGCAAGTGGTACTTTGCGGGGGGCTGACCTCTCTGATCCAGGCCGGGTATGAAACGTTGGTGGAAGCCGGGTATTCGCCTGAAATGGCCTATTTCGAGTGCCTGCATGAAGTGAAATTGATCGTGGACCTGATCCACCAAGGCGGGATTGCCAACATGCGCTATTCCATCAGTACGACGGCCAAGTTTGGAGATATTACCCGTGGTCCCAGGATTGTCACGGAGCAGACGAAGCAGGAAATGAAGAAGATTTTGGGCGAAATACAGGATGGTAAATTCGCCAGAGAATGGATCCTGGAGAACCAGGCCAACCGTCCGGTCTACAATGCATTGCTGGCGAAGGGTGAAGCCCATCCGATCGAAGAGGTCGGGGGACGGCTGAGGGCGATGATGCCCTGGCTGAAGAAAGACCAACTGGTCGATAAAAATAAAAACTAA
- the leuB gene encoding 3-isopropylmalate dehydrogenase, with protein MKAKIAVLAGDGVGREIVPEALKVLKAIAEKFQHQFEFVSGDVGGQAIDKVGVPLPQETLSLAKQSDAVLLGAVGGPKWEGLEYSLRPERALLGLREHLGLYANLRPAKLYPMLADASTLKREVIEGIDILVIRELTGGIYFGKPKGIEKLPNGSERGFNTEVYTTEEIARIAKVAFEAARKRRSKVMSVDKANVLESSELWRRVVIETHKGYQDVELSHIYVDNAAMQLVRNPRQFDVMLCNNIFGDILSDEAAMLTGSIGMLPSASIGAQVGLFEPIHGSAPDIAGKNVANPIATIASAAMMLSYGFKLDQEAAAIEQAIVKTLELGYRTKDIHSQGTRLVSTTEMGEAILRNLN; from the coding sequence GTGAAGGCGAAGATTGCGGTATTAGCTGGCGATGGAGTAGGCCGAGAGATCGTTCCTGAAGCCCTGAAGGTGTTGAAGGCCATAGCCGAGAAGTTCCAGCACCAGTTCGAGTTCGTGTCCGGCGATGTCGGTGGCCAGGCCATTGATAAAGTCGGCGTCCCGCTCCCTCAAGAAACGTTGTCCCTGGCCAAACAGAGCGATGCCGTTTTGCTCGGTGCAGTCGGCGGCCCCAAGTGGGAAGGGCTGGAGTACAGTTTGCGGCCTGAACGCGCGCTGCTGGGTTTACGGGAGCACCTGGGCCTCTATGCGAATTTGCGGCCGGCAAAGTTGTACCCGATGTTGGCCGATGCCTCTACGCTCAAACGCGAGGTCATCGAGGGCATCGACATCCTCGTCATCCGGGAGCTGACGGGCGGCATTTATTTCGGGAAACCGAAAGGCATCGAGAAGCTGCCGAATGGGAGCGAACGAGGGTTCAACACCGAGGTCTATACGACTGAAGAAATCGCGCGTATCGCGAAAGTGGCGTTCGAAGCGGCGAGAAAACGTCGGAGCAAAGTAATGTCCGTCGATAAGGCGAACGTGCTGGAGTCGTCAGAACTCTGGCGTCGAGTCGTCATCGAGACCCATAAGGGTTATCAGGATGTGGAGCTGAGCCATATCTATGTCGATAATGCCGCGATGCAGCTTGTCCGCAACCCGCGTCAATTCGATGTGATGCTCTGTAATAATATCTTCGGCGATATTCTGAGCGATGAAGCGGCTATGTTAACCGGCTCCATCGGCATGTTGCCGTCGGCCAGTATCGGTGCGCAGGTCGGGCTGTTCGAGCCGATTCACGGCAGCGCGCCGGACATTGCCGGAAAGAATGTCGCGAATCCCATCGCGACGATTGCCTCGGCGGCCATGATGTTGTCGTATGGGTTCAAGCTGGATCAGGAAGCGGCAGCCATCGAGCAGGCGATCGTGAAAACGCTTGAACTCGGGTATCGCACCAAAGATATTCATAGCCAGGGGACACGTCTTGTCAGTACGACGGAAATGGGTGAGGCGATCTTGCGAAACCTGAACTAG
- a CDS encoding aspartate-semialdehyde dehydrogenase yields MKQKKSGYVVAIVGATGAVGTEMIEVLEEREFPVSRLVPLASARSAGGTVTFQGNEIPIEVLTKDSFAGVDIALFSAGAELSREFAPIAVKAGAVVIDNSAAWRMTLEVPLVVPEVNPHDIPRHKGIIANPNCSTIQMVVALKPLHDRARIKRIVVTTFQSVSGTGKDAMDELMTECQDLLSFKEASPKVYPYQIAFNCLPQIDDFLPSGYTKEEMKMLHETRKIMGDQSIQVTATTVRVPVYVGHSEAINIETEKKLSVNEARAILSTAPGVLLYDDPAHQIYPMPLEVAGKDEVYVGRIREDESISNGLNLWVVADNLRKGAALNAVQIAEHLAKG; encoded by the coding sequence ATGAAACAGAAAAAATCAGGGTATGTGGTGGCGATTGTCGGTGCGACCGGGGCAGTCGGGACTGAAATGATCGAGGTGCTAGAGGAGCGAGAGTTTCCCGTTTCACGGCTGGTCCCTCTTGCGTCGGCTCGTTCTGCAGGCGGCACGGTGACATTCCAAGGGAACGAGATCCCGATCGAAGTCTTGACGAAGGATTCGTTTGCCGGCGTGGACATCGCGCTCTTTTCTGCCGGGGCGGAGCTCAGCCGAGAGTTCGCGCCGATTGCGGTGAAGGCCGGTGCGGTGGTGATCGATAACAGCGCAGCCTGGCGGATGACTCTTGAGGTACCGCTGGTGGTGCCTGAGGTGAACCCGCACGATATCCCACGGCATAAGGGCATCATTGCCAATCCGAACTGTTCCACGATTCAAATGGTCGTGGCCTTGAAACCACTCCATGATCGGGCCAGGATTAAGCGAATTGTCGTGACGACCTTTCAATCCGTGTCCGGCACGGGGAAGGACGCCATGGACGAGTTGATGACGGAGTGCCAGGACCTGTTGAGCTTCAAAGAGGCGAGCCCCAAGGTCTATCCCTATCAGATCGCCTTCAACTGCTTGCCGCAGATCGATGACTTTCTTCCGTCAGGCTATACGAAAGAAGAAATGAAGATGCTCCATGAGACGAGAAAAATCATGGGCGATCAGTCGATTCAGGTGACGGCGACGACGGTGCGGGTTCCGGTGTATGTCGGACATTCGGAAGCCATCAATATTGAGACTGAGAAAAAACTATCGGTCAACGAGGCCCGTGCCATTCTGTCGACGGCCCCTGGCGTGTTGCTGTACGACGATCCGGCCCATCAGATCTACCCCATGCCGTTGGAGGTTGCGGGGAAGGACGAGGTCTACGTCGGTCGCATTCGTGAAGATGAGTCGATCTCGAACGGTCTCAATCTGTGGGTGGTGGCGGATAATTTACGCAAAGGGGCCGCTCTCAATGCGGTGCAAATCGCTGAGCATTTGGCCAAAGGCTGA